Proteins encoded within one genomic window of Felis catus isolate Fca126 chromosome C1, F.catus_Fca126_mat1.0, whole genome shotgun sequence:
- the NIFK gene encoding MKI67 FHA domain-interacting nucleolar phosphoprotein isoform X1, with product MAVFAGPAKPFLSLNPQEEAKFQKEVAQSRRRATQRKEKEKLTPGVIYVGHLPPALYETQIRAYFSQFGTVTRFRLSRSKRTGNSKGYAFVEFASEDVAKIVGETMNNYLFGERLLKCHFIPPEKVHEELFREWHIPFKKPSYPAVKRYNQNRTLLQKLQMEERFKKKEKLLRKRLAKKGIDYDFPPLVLCKKKKRSASDTGLQKSTNSQVLSKKKKKKAPCTPGTPEQTVDSQGPTPVCTPTFLEKRKSEVAKMNVDDKDNEIVFKQPVPGVKEETQQTQTPTRSRKKRRRKGNQ from the exons ATGGCGGTCTTTGCAGGCCCGGCTAAGCCGTTCCTGTCGCTGAACCCGCAGGAGGAGGCCAAGTTTCAGAAGGAGGTGGCGCAGTCTCGCCGGCGCGCAACCCAG cgaaaggagaaagaaaaacttactCCTGGAGTAATCTATGTGGGCCACTTACCTCCAGCACTTTACGAAACCCAGATCCGAGCATATTTCTCCCAGTTTGGCACTGTTACGAGATTCAGACTGTCCAGAAGTAAACGG ACTGGAAATAGTAAAGGCTACGCGTTTGTGGAGTTTGCATCTGAAGATGTTGCCAAGATAGTTGGTGAAACAATGAACAACTACCTTTTTGGTGAAAGACTCTTGAAGT GTCATTTTATACCACCTGAAAAGGTACATGAAGAACTTTTCAGAGAGTGGCATATTCCATTTAAAAAGCCATCCTATCCAGCAGTGAAACGGTATAATCAGAATCGGACACTTCTTCAAAAGCTACAGATGGAGGAgcgatttaaaaagaaagaaaagttactcAGGAAGAGATTAGCCAAAAAAGGAATTGATTATGATTTTCCTCCACTG gttctatgtaaaaagaaaaaaagaagtgcttcAGACACTGGTCTTCAGAAATCTACAAATAGCCAg GTCTtatcaaagaagaagaagaaaaaagctcCGTGCACTCCTGGCACCCCTGAGCAGACTGTGGATAGCCAG GGCCCCACGCCAGTTTGCACACCAACATTTTTGGAGAAGCGAAAATCggaagtggctaaaatgaatgtTGACGATAAAGATAACGAAATAGTTTTCAAACAGCCTGTACCTGGtgtaaaagaagaaacacagcaGACTCAAACACCTACACGCTCAAGGAAAAAAAGACGAAGAAAAGGCAATCAGTGA
- the NIFK gene encoding MKI67 FHA domain-interacting nucleolar phosphoprotein isoform X2, translated as MPGERASCWEWNQPQRKEKEKLTPGVIYVGHLPPALYETQIRAYFSQFGTVTRFRLSRSKRTGNSKGYAFVEFASEDVAKIVGETMNNYLFGERLLKCHFIPPEKVHEELFREWHIPFKKPSYPAVKRYNQNRTLLQKLQMEERFKKKEKLLRKRLAKKGIDYDFPPLVLCKKKKRSASDTGLQKSTNSQVLSKKKKKKAPCTPGTPEQTVDSQGPTPVCTPTFLEKRKSEVAKMNVDDKDNEIVFKQPVPGVKEETQQTQTPTRSRKKRRRKGNQ; from the exons ATGCCAGGGGAGAGAGCCAGCTGTTGGGAATGGAATCAACCCCAG cgaaaggagaaagaaaaacttactCCTGGAGTAATCTATGTGGGCCACTTACCTCCAGCACTTTACGAAACCCAGATCCGAGCATATTTCTCCCAGTTTGGCACTGTTACGAGATTCAGACTGTCCAGAAGTAAACGG ACTGGAAATAGTAAAGGCTACGCGTTTGTGGAGTTTGCATCTGAAGATGTTGCCAAGATAGTTGGTGAAACAATGAACAACTACCTTTTTGGTGAAAGACTCTTGAAGT GTCATTTTATACCACCTGAAAAGGTACATGAAGAACTTTTCAGAGAGTGGCATATTCCATTTAAAAAGCCATCCTATCCAGCAGTGAAACGGTATAATCAGAATCGGACACTTCTTCAAAAGCTACAGATGGAGGAgcgatttaaaaagaaagaaaagttactcAGGAAGAGATTAGCCAAAAAAGGAATTGATTATGATTTTCCTCCACTG gttctatgtaaaaagaaaaaaagaagtgcttcAGACACTGGTCTTCAGAAATCTACAAATAGCCAg GTCTtatcaaagaagaagaagaaaaaagctcCGTGCACTCCTGGCACCCCTGAGCAGACTGTGGATAGCCAG GGCCCCACGCCAGTTTGCACACCAACATTTTTGGAGAAGCGAAAATCggaagtggctaaaatgaatgtTGACGATAAAGATAACGAAATAGTTTTCAAACAGCCTGTACCTGGtgtaaaagaagaaacacagcaGACTCAAACACCTACACGCTCAAGGAAAAAAAGACGAAGAAAAGGCAATCAGTGA